In the Nitrospirota bacterium genome, one interval contains:
- a CDS encoding glycosyl transferase, translating into MSDFYQTDLIITLHRLGNPGLERVESELMEYTRQRPIALVLPALVTEFEGEAIKGIISELKKVRYIREVILTLGRANDKEFRYVRDFMSQLSCEVKIIHNEGKRVKELYATLDRNNVWAGEDGKGRSAWIAYGYVIANAQSEVIALHDCDIVTYNREMLARLCYPVANPNIDVVFCKGYYSRITDKMHGRVTRLLITPLIRALQKLVGPNPFLMFLDSFRYPLAGEFAMITDMARTNRIPWDWGLEVGVLSEVFRNYSPRRVCQVDIADNYEHKHQLLSADDAKKGLMRMTVDICKSIFRFLAAEGIVLSDSFFKSLQVAYIRLAEDTMVKFEADAAINGLKFDRHSEASAAEAFSYAIKLAADTYSENPMAAPLIPNWNRVTSAIPGILDMLKQAVDDDNK; encoded by the coding sequence ATGTCGGACTTCTATCAGACAGATTTGATAATTACCTTGCACAGGCTTGGAAATCCAGGTCTGGAAAGGGTAGAGTCTGAACTTATGGAATATACCAGACAACGGCCTATAGCGCTGGTGCTCCCTGCCCTTGTTACAGAGTTTGAGGGAGAGGCAATTAAGGGGATTATTTCAGAATTAAAAAAAGTCAGGTATATCCGTGAGGTGATCCTCACACTTGGAAGGGCGAATGATAAGGAATTCAGATATGTCAGAGACTTCATGTCTCAGCTTTCATGTGAAGTAAAGATTATTCATAACGAGGGGAAAAGGGTTAAGGAGTTATATGCAACCCTGGACCGCAATAACGTATGGGCTGGTGAAGACGGAAAGGGGCGTTCGGCGTGGATAGCCTACGGATATGTAATCGCTAACGCACAGTCTGAGGTTATTGCGCTGCATGACTGTGATATAGTCACATACAACAGGGAGATGCTTGCCAGGTTGTGCTACCCGGTTGCAAACCCCAATATAGACGTTGTGTTTTGCAAGGGCTATTACAGCAGGATAACTGATAAAATGCACGGCAGGGTAACACGGCTGCTTATAACCCCTTTGATAAGGGCGCTGCAAAAACTTGTGGGACCAAACCCATTCCTTATGTTTCTGGACAGCTTCAGGTATCCGCTCGCAGGGGAATTCGCAATGATAACGGACATGGCAAGGACTAACAGGATACCATGGGACTGGGGTCTGGAGGTCGGTGTATTATCTGAGGTCTTCAGGAATTATTCCCCTCGAAGGGTTTGCCAGGTTGATATAGCTGACAACTATGAGCACAAGCATCAGCTACTATCCGCAGACGATGCAAAAAAGGGGTTGATGCGGATGACTGTAGACATATGCAAGTCTATTTTCAGATTCCTTGCTGCTGAGGGGATTGTACTTTCGGACAGTTTTTTTAAGTCTCTGCAAGTTGCATACATAAGGCTTGCCGAGGATACCATGGTTAAATTCGAGGCAGATGCTGCAATCAACGGGCTCAAATTTGACAGGCATTCGGAGGCAAGCGCTGCAGAGGCATTCTCATATGCAATCAAGTTAGCGGCTGATACCTATTCAGAAAACCCAATGGCCGCCCCGCTGATCCCAAACTGGAACAGGGTAACCTCAGCCATACCTGGCATACTTGACATGCTGAAACAGGCTGTGGATGATGACAATAAATAA
- a CDS encoding glycosyltransferase encodes MENTDIIVGIASYNNAKTIGHVVKAVGAGLAKYFPDKRALIVNSDGGSKDGTPDIVRSATLDHAAIFLSHPVYPIHRISMPYIGIPGKGSAFRALFRQAVDLNAEACCVVDADLRSITPEWIELLLSPVIKNGFDFVAPFYSRHKFDGTITNSIVYPLTRTLYGRRVRQPIGGEFGYSGKMAEFYLSQDVWESHVARFGIDIWMTTEAIANDFKVCQTFLGAKIHDPKDPGSDLSDMLLQVVSTLFNLTERHYDKWKDERGSSDVPTFGFRYHVGLESVKVNAEKMLGIFRAGLKDLRHIWLDIMGPGDLGEIERIGRLSNGEFRFPAGLWVNVVYDFVVAYHRKVMSPEHLIRSLVPLYLGKTASFVIEAENMEQEGAEAEIERLCLEFENKKDYLVTNWK; translated from the coding sequence ATGGAAAATACCGACATCATCGTTGGGATCGCCAGTTATAACAACGCAAAAACCATCGGTCACGTAGTCAAGGCCGTTGGCGCAGGCCTTGCAAAATATTTCCCTGATAAGCGCGCCCTCATCGTAAATTCCGACGGAGGCTCTAAGGATGGCACACCAGATATTGTAAGATCAGCGACACTCGATCATGCCGCAATATTCTTATCTCATCCTGTTTATCCTATACACAGGATCAGCATGCCGTATATTGGAATACCAGGAAAAGGAAGCGCCTTCAGGGCGTTGTTTCGACAGGCTGTAGATCTGAATGCAGAGGCATGCTGCGTAGTGGATGCGGATTTAAGGAGCATAACACCTGAGTGGATAGAGCTTCTTCTGTCACCGGTAATTAAAAATGGTTTTGACTTTGTAGCCCCATTCTACAGCAGGCATAAGTTTGACGGGACTATTACCAACTCAATCGTTTATCCATTAACAAGGACGCTTTATGGCAGGAGGGTCCGTCAGCCTATCGGTGGTGAATTTGGATATTCCGGAAAGATGGCTGAGTTTTATCTGTCGCAGGATGTATGGGAAAGCCACGTTGCCCGCTTTGGCATTGACATATGGATGACTACGGAGGCCATTGCCAATGATTTCAAGGTCTGCCAGACCTTCCTCGGTGCAAAGATTCACGACCCTAAGGATCCTGGGTCAGACCTGTCAGACATGCTGTTGCAGGTAGTTTCCACCCTCTTTAATCTGACGGAAAGGCACTATGACAAATGGAAGGATGAAAGGGGTTCCTCAGATGTCCCGACATTTGGTTTCAGATATCATGTAGGACTTGAATCTGTAAAGGTAAACGCAGAGAAGATGCTCGGCATATTCAGGGCAGGGCTTAAAGACCTTCGGCACATCTGGCTGGATATCATGGGGCCCGGGGATCTTGGCGAGATAGAACGTATTGGAAGACTTTCCAACGGTGAATTCAGGTTCCCTGCCGGATTGTGGGTTAATGTAGTATATGACTTTGTTGTTGCCTATCACAGAAAGGTGATGTCTCCGGAACACCTTATACGGTCTCTTGTCCCTTTGTATCTGGGGAAGACGGCTTCATTTGTAATTGAAGCGGAAAATATGGAACAGGAAGGTGCAGAGGCAGAGATAGAGAGATTGTGTCTGGAGTTCGAAAATAAAAAAGACTATCTTGTAACTAATTGGAAATAA
- a CDS encoding glycerate kinase codes for MNNRENILDIFYAGLKSVDSYDSVRKAISLRDNEIFINGQTTYKTNNFSKLIVVGAGKATAPMAQAVEDIFGELIDDGIIIVKYGHTRPLRKIRQIEASHPLPDTSGLKGTEDITDILKNADAETLVICLLSGGASAMLVSPAGDISLDDKKRVTNLLLKAGATINELNAVRKHISQVKGGRLAEMAYPATIATIILSDVIGDRLDVIASGPTVPDGSTFRDAMVVLAKYNLEDKVPDSVLRYIEKGLKGGAEETPKKDKLFFLNVRNIIVGSIRKALSAAMVNAELLGYKTEITAPDIQGDVRDAARSLADKAMAVNKSLKSRSVPVCLLSGGETTVCVRGSGKGGRNQELALAFATAIEGEKGITMLSAGTDGTDGPTDAAGAIVDGETIKLALKYKIDPMEYLRNNDSYNFFKTLDSLSGTQHHLITGPTWTNVMDIQVIIAEAGDK; via the coding sequence GTGAATAACAGAGAAAACATTTTAGATATTTTTTACGCCGGACTGAAATCAGTGGATTCGTACGATTCTGTCCGTAAGGCCATAAGCCTTCGGGATAATGAAATATTTATCAATGGACAGACTACATATAAGACTAACAACTTCAGTAAACTAATTGTTGTCGGGGCAGGCAAGGCAACGGCACCAATGGCTCAGGCAGTCGAGGATATATTCGGTGAGCTTATTGATGATGGCATAATTATAGTAAAATACGGACATACGAGACCGCTAAGAAAGATACGTCAGATTGAGGCATCGCATCCCCTTCCTGATACGAGCGGCCTTAAAGGGACAGAGGACATTACAGACATCCTGAAGAATGCGGATGCTGAGACGCTTGTTATATGTCTTCTTTCTGGAGGGGCGTCAGCCATGCTTGTTTCACCGGCTGGTGATATTTCACTCGATGACAAGAAGCGTGTGACAAACCTTCTGCTTAAGGCCGGGGCGACCATAAATGAATTAAACGCTGTCAGAAAGCATATCTCACAAGTAAAAGGGGGACGGCTTGCAGAGATGGCGTATCCTGCGACAATAGCGACCATTATACTGTCTGACGTAATCGGTGACAGGCTTGATGTCATAGCATCCGGGCCGACTGTCCCCGATGGTTCAACCTTTCGTGACGCGATGGTGGTATTGGCAAAATATAATCTTGAAGATAAAGTGCCTGATAGCGTTTTAAGATATATTGAGAAGGGTTTGAAAGGAGGGGCTGAAGAAACACCCAAGAAAGACAAGTTATTTTTCCTGAATGTAAGGAATATTATCGTAGGAAGCATCAGGAAGGCCCTTTCTGCGGCAATGGTAAATGCAGAGTTACTTGGATACAAGACGGAAATAACAGCTCCTGATATTCAGGGTGATGTCAGGGATGCCGCACGATCTTTGGCAGACAAGGCAATGGCAGTAAATAAATCATTAAAGAGCAGGAGTGTCCCGGTTTGCCTGCTCTCAGGAGGAGAGACTACTGTGTGCGTAAGAGGCAGCGGAAAAGGAGGCAGAAATCAGGAATTGGCCCTTGCCTTTGCGACAGCAATCGAAGGCGAAAAAGGTATAACTATGCTTTCCGCCGGTACGGACGGGACAGATGGGCCTACTGATGCAGCCGGAGCCATAGTGGATGGAGAAACTATAAAACTTGCATTGAAATACAAGATTGACCCTATGGAATATCTCCGGAATAATGACTCGTATAATTTTTTCAAGACCCTTGATTCACTGTCAGGGACGCAACATCACCTGATCACAGGACCGACATGGACAAATGTCATGGACATTCAAGTCATAATAGCAGAGGCAGGTGATAAATAG
- a CDS encoding HAD-IIB family hydrolase: MPTVIIITDLDGTLLHPVNYSFADAIPALEVIKERRYPVVLCSSKTSAEIREYRSRMGNNDPFITENGGGIFIPEGYFNNPVSGECKGDYRIITLGKSYHHIRRVFHDIRQRTGIRVKGFGDMNHEEIARHTGLPLSDAVLSKERDFDEPFIFEEGEDRVTEFIDAIEKAGLFWTKGRYYHILGDNDKGKAVKILMDYYKRELGRIVTIGLGDSFNDLPLLQNADYPVLVQKEDGSYEEKIQLPNIIKADGIGPAGWNREVIKLITSELS, from the coding sequence GTGCCGACTGTCATTATCATTACAGACTTGGATGGTACATTACTGCATCCGGTAAATTATTCATTTGCTGATGCCATCCCTGCTCTCGAAGTTATTAAAGAACGAAGATACCCGGTAGTCTTATGCTCCAGTAAGACCAGTGCTGAGATTCGTGAATACCGCAGCCGGATGGGGAACAACGACCCTTTCATAACTGAAAATGGCGGAGGGATCTTTATTCCTGAAGGATATTTCAATAACCCTGTATCTGGTGAATGTAAAGGAGATTACAGGATTATCACACTTGGCAAATCATATCATCATATCAGAAGGGTATTTCATGATATACGGCAAAGGACGGGGATCAGGGTAAAGGGATTTGGTGATATGAACCACGAAGAAATCGCACGTCATACGGGTCTGCCATTATCAGATGCCGTATTGTCCAAGGAGAGAGACTTTGACGAACCTTTCATATTCGAAGAAGGAGAAGACCGTGTTACGGAGTTTATTGATGCGATAGAAAAGGCCGGACTTTTCTGGACTAAGGGGAGGTATTATCACATCCTTGGTGACAATGATAAAGGTAAGGCCGTTAAGATACTCATGGATTATTATAAAAGAGAGTTGGGAAGGATCGTGACAATAGGACTTGGCGACAGTTTCAATGATCTTCCGCTACTGCAGAATGCAGACTATCCGGTTCTTGTTCAAAAGGAAGACGGAAGTTATGAAGAGAAGATACAACTTCCTAATATAATAAAGGCAGATGGCATAGGCCCAGCCGGATGGAACAGAGAAGTTATCAAACTGATTACGAGTGAACTGTCATGA
- the glgC gene encoding glucose-1-phosphate adenylyltransferase: MKDIFTMILAGGRGERLHPLTADNAKPAVPFGGKYRIIDVTLSNAVNSGLRKIAILVQYKSLSLDNHIRKGWNILSSYLDEYIITIPPQQRVSQDWYRGTADAIYQNFYVIENENPEYLLVLSGDHVYKMDYMEMYKFHKENNADATVAVIEFDRKEASSFGILEVEQDYRIVGFEEKPKNPKTIPGNPNLSLCSMGVYLFNTDVLYSNLDADSREDSAHDFGKNIIPRMIKSNRVYAYNFKDLNKKEAKYWRDIGTIDAYWDANIELTSVDPVFNFYDKEWPIRTYQGQYPPAKFVFAQEEEGGRLGIAMDSIVCGGVIVSGGRVQSSVISSNVRINSYADVRQSVILEDAEIGRFCKINKAIIDKKVTVPPKTVIGYNLEEDKRRFFVSESGVVVVTRGMKFD; the protein is encoded by the coding sequence ATGAAGGATATCTTTACAATGATATTGGCCGGCGGAAGGGGAGAAAGGCTGCACCCTCTTACGGCAGACAACGCAAAACCGGCGGTTCCCTTCGGCGGCAAATACAGGATAATAGATGTTACCCTCAGTAATGCAGTAAATTCAGGCCTCAGAAAGATAGCTATTCTTGTTCAGTATAAATCATTGTCTCTCGATAACCATATAAGAAAAGGGTGGAATATCCTGAGTAGTTATCTTGATGAATATATTATCACCATCCCGCCCCAGCAGCGGGTAAGTCAGGATTGGTACAGGGGAACCGCTGATGCCATTTATCAGAATTTCTATGTTATTGAAAATGAAAATCCGGAATACCTCCTTGTACTTTCAGGTGATCATGTCTACAAGATGGATTACATGGAGATGTATAAATTCCATAAGGAAAATAATGCAGATGCCACTGTAGCTGTTATTGAATTTGACAGGAAAGAGGCATCCAGTTTCGGGATACTTGAAGTAGAACAAGACTACCGTATAGTCGGTTTCGAAGAAAAACCGAAAAATCCCAAGACCATTCCTGGCAATCCAAATCTGTCTCTATGCTCTATGGGTGTATATTTATTTAATACAGATGTCCTTTACTCAAATCTTGACGCTGATTCAAGAGAAGATAGTGCACACGACTTCGGTAAAAACATAATTCCGCGTATGATAAAATCAAACAGGGTTTATGCGTATAACTTTAAAGACTTGAATAAGAAAGAGGCAAAGTACTGGAGGGACATCGGTACTATTGACGCATACTGGGATGCAAACATAGAACTTACATCAGTGGACCCTGTATTTAATTTTTATGATAAAGAATGGCCAATAAGGACATATCAGGGACAATACCCTCCGGCAAAATTTGTCTTTGCGCAGGAAGAAGAAGGGGGTCGCCTCGGAATCGCCATGGATTCCATTGTATGCGGAGGTGTAATCGTCAGCGGCGGACGTGTTCAAAGCTCAGTAATATCTTCCAATGTAAGAATCAACAGTTATGCTGATGTCAGGCAATCGGTAATCCTGGAGGATGCAGAAATTGGCAGATTCTGCAAGATCAACAAGGCAATAATAGACAAGAAGGTCACAGTCCCGCCTAAAACAGTCATAGGATACAACCTGGAAGAGGATAAAAGGCGTTTCTTTGTTTCCGAATCAGGAGTTGTAGTAGTCACCAGGGGCATGAAATTCGATTAA
- the mutS gene encoding DNA mismatch repair protein MutS, protein MANQDQLTPLLRQYQEIKNNHRDAILFFRMGDFYEMFFDDAVTASKILEITLTTRDKRNDNPIPMCGIPYHAVDSYLPKLIRSGYKVAICEQVEDPATAKGIVRREVIRIVSPGTILDGNLLDSRENNYIASVYFGDTSQRAAPGEVSQTVAIAGLSFVDISTGDFYIAEINTPISPFAKGGTRISPFKEEGTGIFPFTKEETPIPPFNKGVKGGFNTVDKHIWMEISDEIARIAPKELIVPQGLDCSGFLSSSQLQMLCINRCPAEMFEFIRASAVFNEHIKEKQNESISIDAHSPVINAAGALLGYISGTQKTLLKNINRVKVWRQGQYMTVDDQVQRTLELVRSSQTGQRKGTLFHLLDKTMTPMGGRLLRHWILNPLMDCDEIIRRQDAIEELRNHFTLRYKLRELLRNIHDMERIISRITLKAANARDLTSLNQCLSIIPELKILLSDCSDTFISNAVDMIDGIGELQKLISEAIADSPPLSITDGGVIRDGFNPDLDRLREISREGKGWIARLEAKERQRTGIDSMKIRYNRVFGYYMEVTKTKLHNVPEDYIRKQTLAGAERFITPELKEYEETVLGADEKIKRLELHLFEEIRETAARDVERVQNSARGIAGIDVIASLAEAAHSFNYIRPVINHGLTIMIKDGRHPVIEQMGLGERFVPNDIELDYEKNRLMILTGPNMAGKSTYMRQTAIIVLMAQTGCFVPASEAHIGVVDRIFTRIGASDNLSEGRSTFMVEMEETSNILRNATHRSLILLDEIGRGTSTFDGISIAWAAAEFINRRLKAKTLFATHYHELTELALTTEGIFNSHMAVREWNDEVIFLRKVMPGTADKSYGIQVARLAGIPAEVINRSKEVLANLEKEELDGSGMPKLAHSDKDKAQHVSQTDIFSTPAETHPVLSELRELDIMNLTPLMALTKLDELKRKISN, encoded by the coding sequence ATGGCAAACCAGGATCAACTAACCCCTCTCTTACGGCAATACCAGGAAATAAAAAATAACCACAGGGACGCAATATTATTCTTCCGGATGGGAGATTTTTATGAAATGTTTTTTGATGATGCCGTCACTGCATCAAAGATACTCGAGATAACGCTCACGACAAGGGACAAACGAAATGATAATCCCATACCAATGTGCGGTATCCCATATCATGCAGTTGACTCATACCTTCCGAAGCTTATACGGTCCGGATACAAAGTAGCCATCTGTGAACAGGTAGAAGACCCGGCAACAGCTAAAGGTATAGTGAGGCGAGAGGTTATCCGGATAGTAAGTCCAGGGACCATACTCGACGGAAACCTCCTTGATTCGAGGGAAAATAATTATATAGCATCTGTTTATTTCGGGGACACTTCCCAACGTGCTGCACCAGGCGAAGTGTCCCAGACTGTCGCCATCGCCGGGCTTTCATTTGTAGACATCTCTACAGGTGATTTCTATATTGCGGAGATAAATACCCCTATATCCCCCTTTGCAAAAGGGGGAACTCGAATATCTCCATTTAAAGAAGAAGGAACTGGCATATTCCCATTTACGAAAGAAGAAACTCCTATTCCCCCCTTTAATAAAGGGGTGAAGGGGGGATTTAATACCGTAGACAAGCACATATGGATGGAAATTTCCGACGAAATAGCCCGCATAGCCCCGAAAGAGTTAATAGTGCCGCAAGGTCTTGACTGCTCAGGATTTCTGAGCAGCAGTCAGCTGCAAATGTTGTGCATCAATAGATGTCCCGCTGAAATGTTCGAATTTATCAGGGCTTCGGCAGTATTCAATGAACATATAAAAGAGAAACAAAATGAATCAATAAGTATTGATGCGCACAGTCCTGTTATAAACGCCGCCGGCGCACTCCTCGGCTATATTTCCGGGACTCAGAAGACCTTACTAAAAAACATCAACCGTGTAAAGGTCTGGAGGCAAGGACAGTACATGACGGTAGACGACCAGGTGCAGCGTACGCTCGAGCTCGTCAGGTCATCACAGACAGGACAACGAAAAGGCACCCTTTTTCACCTGCTGGACAAGACCATGACACCGATGGGAGGGAGACTGCTGCGGCACTGGATACTCAATCCGCTTATGGACTGTGATGAGATCATAAGGAGACAGGATGCGATCGAAGAGTTGAGGAATCATTTTACGCTAAGATACAAATTGCGCGAGCTTTTAAGAAATATTCATGATATGGAGCGAATTATCAGCAGGATTACACTCAAGGCAGCAAATGCACGCGACCTCACGTCTCTTAATCAATGTCTTTCAATCATACCTGAACTGAAAATCCTCCTGTCCGATTGTTCAGATACCTTCATCAGTAATGCAGTTGACATGATTGACGGTATCGGAGAATTACAGAAGTTGATCTCTGAAGCTATAGCAGACTCCCCTCCCCTGTCAATTACAGACGGCGGTGTTATAAGGGATGGTTTTAACCCTGACCTCGACAGACTGCGTGAAATAAGCCGGGAGGGGAAGGGTTGGATTGCAAGGCTTGAGGCAAAGGAGCGTCAGAGGACAGGTATAGATTCCATGAAGATCCGCTACAACAGGGTCTTCGGATATTACATGGAAGTGACAAAGACAAAACTTCATAATGTACCTGAGGACTATATCAGAAAGCAGACGCTTGCCGGGGCCGAACGTTTTATTACACCTGAGCTGAAGGAATATGAAGAAACAGTGCTTGGAGCAGATGAGAAGATAAAAAGACTCGAACTACACCTTTTTGAAGAAATCAGGGAAACAGCGGCGAGGGATGTAGAGCGGGTGCAGAATAGCGCCAGGGGGATTGCAGGCATAGATGTAATTGCCTCACTTGCAGAGGCAGCACACTCATTTAATTATATACGGCCTGTGATAAACCATGGCCTTACAATAATGATTAAAGACGGCAGGCATCCCGTTATCGAACAGATGGGACTTGGTGAGCGCTTTGTACCCAACGACATTGAACTCGATTATGAAAAAAACAGACTCATGATACTGACAGGGCCCAACATGGCCGGTAAATCAACATACATGCGGCAGACAGCTATCATTGTACTGATGGCTCAAACCGGATGTTTTGTCCCTGCCAGTGAAGCACATATAGGAGTAGTTGACCGTATATTCACGCGAATAGGGGCGTCAGACAACCTGAGCGAGGGGCGCAGTACATTCATGGTTGAGATGGAGGAAACTTCAAATATCCTTCGCAATGCAACCCACAGGAGCCTGATTCTGCTTGATGAAATTGGACGCGGGACAAGCACGTTTGACGGCATTAGCATCGCGTGGGCAGCCGCTGAATTTATAAACAGGAGGCTTAAGGCAAAGACACTGTTTGCCACCCACTATCATGAACTGACGGAACTTGCCCTCACAACTGAAGGGATATTCAACTCACACATGGCTGTACGCGAATGGAACGATGAGGTTATCTTTTTGCGAAAGGTAATGCCTGGCACTGCAGACAAGAGCTATGGTATCCAGGTGGCAAGACTTGCAGGCATACCTGCAGAGGTTATAAACAGGTCAAAAGAGGTGCTTGCAAACCTTGAAAAAGAAGAACTTGACGGATCAGGCATGCCGAAACTGGCACATTCTGATAAAGATAAAGCACAGCATGTGTCACAGACAGATATTTTCAGTACACCGGCTGAGACACACCCGGTTCTGAGTGAACTGAGAGAATTGGACATAATGAACTTGACACCATTGATGGCACTAACCAAACTGGATGAATTGAAAAGGAAGATTAGTAATTAG
- a CDS encoding LapA family protein, translated as MLRVIIALIILITLAIMAIANKELVQVNYIIGATSPMPLYLVLIVTFLISGLLFSLILLPLWIRDKMEIRKLRRRLKDNSVADR; from the coding sequence ATGCTTCGTGTCATAATTGCTCTTATTATCCTGATCACACTAGCTATAATGGCAATAGCCAACAAGGAATTGGTCCAGGTCAACTACATTATTGGAGCCACATCACCGATGCCGCTCTATCTCGTGCTGATTGTAACTTTTTTAATCAGCGGATTACTATTCTCACTCATCCTGCTGCCACTATGGATACGAGACAAGATGGAAATAAGAAAGCTGAGGCGCAGATTGAAAGATAACAGCGTTGCAGACAGGTAA
- a CDS encoding HIT domain-containing protein, which translates to MKQIWAPWRLTYILEGNTEECIFCVKPKEDADRDNLILFRGEHAFVIMNLFPYGNGHLMIVPYEHANDLNGLSEETLQSLMLLTRKSVNVLKKIFQAQGFNIGINLGKEAGAGIDDHLHVHIVPRWTGDTNFMPVLAETKIIPQHIQATYDLLLPFFREESS; encoded by the coding sequence GTGAAGCAAATATGGGCGCCATGGCGATTGACTTATATCCTGGAAGGTAATACTGAGGAGTGTATATTCTGCGTAAAGCCTAAGGAAGATGCAGACAGAGACAACCTGATCCTGTTCAGGGGAGAACATGCCTTTGTTATCATGAACCTTTTCCCTTACGGAAACGGCCACCTGATGATAGTCCCTTATGAACATGCAAATGACCTTAACGGGCTGTCAGAGGAGACACTGCAAAGCCTGATGCTCCTGACAAGAAAGTCAGTGAATGTCCTAAAGAAGATATTTCAGGCGCAGGGTTTCAATATCGGCATTAACCTCGGCAAAGAGGCAGGGGCCGGGATAGATGATCATCTGCATGTTCATATTGTTCCAAGATGGACAGGGGATACTAACTTTATGCCTGTGCTGGCAGAGACAAAGATCATACCCCAGCATATCCAGGCAACATACGACCTCCTTTTGCCATTTTTCAGGGAGGAGTCGTCATAA
- a CDS encoding uracil-DNA glycosylase gives MDHSKDVLEMIKDVREYLLSLKETGVDEIGIETVVTKELKNPACHPEFISGSPTLQGQEILKQVQNDRGMVQSDREDDENNPPIPPLEKRGKACPELVEGGGFERLQMLRDKIGDCQRCKLWSGRTSIVFGTGNPEARLLFVGEGPGREEDKQGIPFVGRAGELLTKMITAMGLSRDDVYIANVIKCRPPDNRNPADDEIAACKPFLQEQIGVIKPEVICALGTFAAHTLLDTTTRISDLRGSVHDKGDYKIVATFHPAYLLRNPNEKRRAWEDLQLVMKELGMDKNIL, from the coding sequence ATGGATCATAGTAAAGATGTTCTTGAAATGATAAAAGATGTCAGGGAATACCTGCTTTCGCTGAAGGAAACCGGTGTGGACGAAATTGGAATAGAAACAGTGGTTACAAAGGAGCTTAAAAATCCAGCCTGTCATCCTGAATTTATTTCAGGATCTCCTACGTTGCAGGGTCAGGAGATTCTGAAACAAGTTCAGAATGACAGGGGTATGGTTCAAAGTGACAGGGAGGATGATGAAAATAATCCCCCCATCCCCCCTTTAGAAAAGAGGGGTAAAGCTTGTCCTGAGCTTGTCGAAGGAGGGGGATTTGAGCGGCTTCAAATGCTGCGTGATAAAATTGGGGACTGCCAGAGATGTAAACTCTGGAGCGGCAGGACCAGCATAGTCTTCGGAACAGGCAATCCCGAGGCACGACTATTGTTTGTCGGTGAGGGGCCCGGACGGGAAGAAGACAAGCAGGGTATACCATTCGTTGGAAGGGCAGGAGAATTGCTTACAAAGATGATCACCGCTATGGGGCTTTCACGGGATGATGTATACATAGCAAATGTGATCAAATGCAGGCCGCCTGACAACAGGAATCCGGCGGATGATGAGATTGCAGCATGTAAACCATTTTTACAAGAGCAGATTGGCGTGATTAAGCCTGAGGTTATATGTGCCCTGGGGACATTCGCCGCACATACTTTGCTTGACACGACAACAAGGATCAGTGACCTGAGGGGAAGTGTGCATGATAAAGGTGATTACAAAATAGTTGCCACATTTCATCCGGCATATCTACTGAGAAATCCAAATGAGAAACGCCGTGCATGGGAGGATTTGCAGCTTGTGATGAAAGAACTTGGAATGGATAAGAATATCCTCTAA
- the tsaE gene encoding tRNA (adenosine(37)-N6)-threonylcarbamoyltransferase complex ATPase subunit type 1 TsaE, producing the protein MTIRTASVKETMEVGKRLGSLLSPGDVIFLTGELGTGKTCFVKGIADGLGIKDARVTSPTFIIVNEYKGKIPLYHIDLYRIGIIEDLRDIGMEEILYGKGVTAIEWAERIKDTLPDERLDITLKWVDEETRTIDIKAFGSHHREILKNLTGEY; encoded by the coding sequence ATTACAATTAGGACAGCGAGTGTTAAAGAAACAATGGAGGTTGGGAAAAGACTCGGGAGTCTTTTGTCGCCGGGAGATGTAATTTTTCTGACAGGAGAGCTTGGGACCGGAAAAACATGTTTCGTCAAGGGGATCGCAGACGGGCTTGGAATAAAAGATGCCCGCGTAACAAGCCCGACATTTATCATAGTAAACGAGTATAAGGGGAAGATACCTCTATATCACATAGACCTTTACAGGATAGGCATCATCGAAGATCTGAGAGACATCGGGATGGAAGAAATCTTGTATGGTAAAGGGGTAACGGCAATTGAATGGGCTGAGAGGATTAAGGACACACTGCCGGATGAGAGGTTGGATATAACCTTGAAGTGGGTGGATGAGGAGACACGCACAATTGACATAAAGGCGTTTGGAAGTCATCACAGAGAAATATTGAAGAATCTAACAGGTGAGTACTAA